In one Balaenoptera musculus isolate JJ_BM4_2016_0621 chromosome 20, mBalMus1.pri.v3, whole genome shotgun sequence genomic region, the following are encoded:
- the TRARG1 gene encoding trafficking regulator of GLUT4 1 isoform X2: MAHPGQPQFSPAQEPGTVSLLDLPEMEKLLTKVGGQDDKPLKLSKSPSGALDLEQGCHSLPFKVVSEGHREASLPQASSRASSRRASSIATTSYTQDREVPKDYLVLAITSCFCPIWPLNLIPLIFSIMSRSSVQQGDLDGARRLGRLAGMLSVTFIIMGVVIIIVAVTVNFAVQKK, from the exons ATGGCCCACCCCGggcagcctcagttttccccgGCGCAGGAGCCAGGCACCGTCTCACTCCTGGACCTGCCGGAGATGGAGAAACTCCTCACCAAGGTCGGGGGCCAGGATGACAAGCCCCTGAAGCTGTCCAAGTCCCCCTCGGGGGCTCTGGACCTGGAGCAGGGCTGCCACAGTCTGCCCTTCAAGGTGGTATCCGAGGGGCACCGGGAGGCCTCGCTCCCCCAGGCATCCTCCCGGGCCAGCTCGAGGCGGGCATCCTCCATTGCCACCACCTCCTATACCCAGGACAGAGAAGTTCCCAAAGATTACCTCGTCCTTGCCATCACCTCCTGCTTCTGCCCCATCTGGCCCCTCAACCTCATCCCCCtcatcttttccattatg TCTCGAAGTAGCGTGCAGCAGGGAGACCTGGACGGGGCCCGGAGGCTGGGCCGCCTCGCCGGGATGCTCAGCGTCACCTTCATCATCATGGGGGTCGTCATCATCATCGTGGCTGTGACTGTCAACTTTGCAG TTCAGAAGAAATAG
- the TRARG1 gene encoding trafficking regulator of GLUT4 1 isoform X1, whose protein sequence is MAHPGQPQFSPAQEPGTVSLLDLPEMEKLLTKVGGQDDKPLKLSKSPSGALDLEQGCHSLPFKVVSEGHREASLPQASSRASSRRASSIATTSYTQDREVPKDYLVLAITSCFCPIWPLNLIPLIFSIMSRSSVQQGDLDGARRLGRLAGMLSVTFIIMGVVIIIVAVTVNFAGNKNSNPQQRDRKILCSELCSAIPVLFFTVQKK, encoded by the exons ATGGCCCACCCCGggcagcctcagttttccccgGCGCAGGAGCCAGGCACCGTCTCACTCCTGGACCTGCCGGAGATGGAGAAACTCCTCACCAAGGTCGGGGGCCAGGATGACAAGCCCCTGAAGCTGTCCAAGTCCCCCTCGGGGGCTCTGGACCTGGAGCAGGGCTGCCACAGTCTGCCCTTCAAGGTGGTATCCGAGGGGCACCGGGAGGCCTCGCTCCCCCAGGCATCCTCCCGGGCCAGCTCGAGGCGGGCATCCTCCATTGCCACCACCTCCTATACCCAGGACAGAGAAGTTCCCAAAGATTACCTCGTCCTTGCCATCACCTCCTGCTTCTGCCCCATCTGGCCCCTCAACCTCATCCCCCtcatcttttccattatg TCTCGAAGTAGCGTGCAGCAGGGAGACCTGGACGGGGCCCGGAGGCTGGGCCGCCTCGCCGGGATGCTCAGCGTCACCTTCATCATCATGGGGGTCGTCATCATCATCGTGGCTGTGACTGTCAACTTTGCAG GAAACAAAAACTCAAATCCTCAACAAAGGGACCGGAAGATCCTATGTTCTGAGCTCTGTTCTGCCATACCTGTTCTTTTCTTTACAGTTCAGAAGAAATAG
- the BHLHA9 gene encoding class A basic helix-loop-helix protein 9, with amino-acid sequence MHRGAPGPGLRGLKGDEGSAQDLGSSCLEAGRDFGVLRENGSPRGLGEAEEAVGSRKRSRPVRSKARRMAANVRERKRILDYNEAFNALRRALRHDLGGKRLSKIATLRRAIHRITALSLVLRASPAPRWPCGHLECYGQTAGAGDAGDAGDASSSPPQPAPPPAGPFAQRCASCFLHTPLGQARAAAEARGVAQASAGSWRRSLGAPSAWPRGHLRASPGLGYQHS; translated from the coding sequence ATGCACCGAGGCGCGCCGGGACCAGGCCTCAGGGGCCTGAAGGGGGACGAAGGCTCTGCCCAGGACTTGGGGAGCTCTTGCCTGGAGGCCGGGAGGGATTTTGGGGTGCTGAGAGAGAACGGCAGTCCCCGCGGCCTGGGCGAGGCAGAGGAGGCGGTGGGCAGCAGAAAGCGCAGCCGGCCGGTGCGGTCGAAAGCGCGGCGCATGGCGGCCAACGTGCGGGAGCGCAAGCGCATCCTGGACTACAACGAGGCCTTCAACGCGCTGCGCCGCGCGCTGCGGCACGACCTGGGCGGCAAGAGGCTCTCCAAGATCGCCACGCTGCGGAGGGCCATCCACCGCATCACGGCGCTCTCCCTCGTGCTGCGCGCCAGCCCCGCGCCCCGCTGGCCCTGCGGGCACCTGGAGTGCTACGGCCAGACCGCGGGCGCTGGGGACGCGGGGGACGCGGGGGACGCGAGCTCCAGCCCGCCGCAGCCTGCGCCGCCGCCCGCCGGGCCCTTCGCGCAGCGCTGCGCCTCGTGCTTCCTGCACACGCCCCTGGGACAGGCCAGGGCGGCGGCCGAGGCGCGGGGCGTGGCCCAGGCCTCCGCGGGAAGCTGGCGCCGAAGTCTCGGGGCTCCCTCTGCTTGGCCGCGGGGCCACCTGCGAGCGAGCCCCGGGCTGGGCTACCAGCACTCCTGA